One window of the Rufibacter radiotolerans genome contains the following:
- a CDS encoding NADH-quinone oxidoreductase subunit B: MSDNKSDIIMAETPEGVEGSGFFATSFEKVVGLARKHSLWPLPFATSCCGIEYMATMGSHYDISRFGSERPSFSPRQADLLMVMGTIAKKMGPVVKQVYEQMAEPRWVIAVGACATSGGIFDSYSVLQGIDRIIPVDVYVPGCPPRPEQILDGLMRIQDLAENESLRRRNSPEYQALLASYNIK, encoded by the coding sequence ATGAGCGATAACAAAAGCGATATTATAATGGCTGAAACGCCGGAGGGCGTTGAAGGATCTGGTTTCTTTGCTACTTCTTTTGAGAAAGTGGTGGGCCTGGCCCGGAAGCACTCTTTGTGGCCTTTGCCGTTTGCCACGTCCTGCTGCGGTATTGAGTACATGGCCACCATGGGCTCGCACTATGATATTTCCCGTTTCGGGTCTGAGCGTCCCAGCTTCTCGCCGCGCCAGGCAGACCTTTTAATGGTGATGGGTACCATTGCCAAGAAAATGGGCCCCGTGGTGAAACAGGTGTATGAGCAGATGGCTGAGCCCCGGTGGGTGATCGCCGTAGGCGCCTGCGCTACCAGCGGTGGTATCTTTGACTCTTACAGCGTGCTGCAGGGCATTGACCGTATCATTCCGGTAGACGTGTACGTGCCGGGTTGCCCGCCGCGCCCTGAGCAGATCCTGGACGGCTTAATGCGTATCCAGGACCTGGCCGAGAATGAGTCACTGCGCCGCCGTAACTCCCCAGAATATCAAGCATTACTGGCTTCTTACAACATTAAATAA
- a CDS encoding superoxide dismutase has translation MAFELPQLPYAYDALEPHIDRQTMEIHHTKHHQAYTTNLNNAIQGTEKENQSIEEILRDAAKTPAIRNNGGGYYNHNLFWTILSPNGGGPATGPVAEAIDKAFGSYDAFKEELTKSATTRFGSGWAWLCAVEGGSVQICSTANQDNPLMEGVDSCGGVPILGIDVWEHAYYLKYQNRRPEYIASFFNLINWDEVNRRYAQANG, from the coding sequence ATGGCATTTGAACTTCCGCAACTTCCGTATGCGTATGATGCGCTTGAGCCGCACATTGACCGTCAGACCATGGAGATCCACCATACCAAGCACCACCAGGCCTATACCACTAACCTGAACAATGCTATCCAGGGCACGGAGAAAGAAAACCAGTCTATTGAGGAGATCCTGCGTGACGCAGCCAAGACCCCGGCCATCAGAAACAACGGCGGCGGGTACTATAACCACAACCTGTTCTGGACCATTCTGAGCCCTAACGGCGGCGGTCCGGCTACCGGTCCAGTGGCCGAGGCCATTGACAAAGCCTTCGGGTCTTATGACGCATTCAAAGAGGAACTGACCAAATCTGCCACCACCCGCTTTGGGTCTGGCTGGGCCTGGCTGTGTGCCGTAGAAGGCGGTTCTGTACAGATCTGCTCTACCGCCAACCAGGACAACCCGTTAATGGAAGGCGTTGACTCTTGCGGCGGCGTTCCTATCTTAGGCATTGACGTGTGGGAGCACGCGTACTACCTGAAATACCAGAACCGTCGTCCAGAATATATCGCCTCTTTCTTCAACCTGATCAACTGGGATGAAGTAAATCGCCGCTACGCCCAGGCCAACGGCTAA
- a CDS encoding NADH-quinone oxidoreductase subunit NuoE family protein, with the protein MDQTVNKKEVQFSEAAMAEIRRYLSHYPADRQKSAILPILHIAQAEFGGWVSPEVMDKVAEILNIQPIEVYEVATFYTMFNLKPVGHHVLEVCRTGPCMLRGSDQLIEHLEHRLGCKVGETSADGHFTLKTVECLASCGTGPMLQVREQFYENLDATSADQMLEDLKASTVRKPWEENY; encoded by the coding sequence ATGGATCAAACCGTAAATAAGAAAGAAGTACAGTTCTCGGAGGCGGCCATGGCCGAGATCCGGCGCTACCTTTCCCACTATCCCGCAGACCGCCAGAAATCGGCGATCCTGCCTATCCTGCACATCGCGCAAGCGGAGTTTGGCGGGTGGGTAAGCCCCGAGGTAATGGACAAAGTGGCTGAAATCCTGAACATACAGCCCATTGAGGTGTATGAGGTAGCCACCTTCTATACCATGTTCAACCTGAAGCCGGTAGGCCACCACGTGCTGGAAGTTTGCCGTACGGGCCCGTGCATGCTGCGCGGTTCAGACCAACTTATTGAGCACCTGGAACACCGTCTGGGCTGCAAAGTAGGAGAGACCAGCGCAGATGGCCACTTCACCCTGAAGACCGTGGAATGCCTGGCCTCGTGCGGCACCGGCCCTATGCTGCAGGTACGTGAACAATTCTACGAGAACCTGGATGCCACCAGCGCTGACCAGATGCTGGAAGACCTGAAAGCCTCAACCGTAAGGAAACCATGGGAAGAAAATTATTAA
- a CDS encoding nucleoside deaminase has translation MLSIHSDEHFMREAYKQALYAQEEGEIPIGAVVVCQNKIIARAYNQTEKLNDVTAHAEMLAFTAAANHLGNKYLHDCTLYVTVEPCVMCAGASYWSQLKRIVYATNDEKRGYRRTGVNLLHPKTELVTGILAHECAQLMSDFFRAKRI, from the coding sequence GTGCTTAGCATCCATTCAGATGAACACTTCATGCGCGAGGCCTACAAGCAAGCGCTCTACGCCCAGGAAGAGGGCGAGATTCCTATTGGCGCCGTGGTGGTCTGCCAGAACAAGATTATTGCCCGCGCCTACAACCAAACCGAGAAACTGAACGACGTGACCGCCCACGCCGAAATGCTGGCATTTACCGCCGCCGCCAACCACCTGGGCAACAAATACCTGCATGACTGCACCCTGTACGTGACCGTGGAACCCTGCGTGATGTGCGCCGGCGCCAGCTACTGGAGCCAGCTTAAGCGCATTGTCTACGCCACCAATGATGAGAAACGCGGCTACCGCCGAACCGGCGTGAACCTGCTCCACCCCAAGACCGAACTGGTCACCGGCATACTGGCCCACGAGTGCGCGCAATTGATGAGTGACTTTTTTAGAGCCAAAAGAATTTAG
- a CDS encoding NADH-quinone oxidoreductase subunit C, protein MADLTNELLVQSLQEKFGDQVFDIQEPYGLVTVTTTREHIIPMLQALYDDEFLKFQFLTTMCGIHYPDNKGKELGVVYLVHSFTHNVRLRIKIFFSEDDAVVPTATNLYQTANWMERETWDFYGIRFEGHPNLNRILNVDEMEAFPMRKEFPLEDQTREDKINTFFGR, encoded by the coding sequence ATGGCCGATCTAACCAACGAACTCCTGGTACAGTCGCTTCAAGAGAAGTTTGGCGACCAGGTGTTTGATATCCAGGAGCCTTACGGGCTGGTGACCGTTACCACTACCCGTGAGCATATCATCCCTATGCTACAGGCCCTGTATGATGATGAGTTCCTGAAGTTCCAGTTCCTGACCACCATGTGCGGGATCCATTATCCAGACAACAAAGGCAAGGAACTGGGCGTGGTGTACCTGGTGCACAGTTTTACGCACAACGTGCGGCTGCGCATCAAGATCTTCTTCTCTGAAGATGACGCCGTGGTGCCCACTGCCACTAACCTGTACCAGACCGCCAACTGGATGGAGCGCGAGACCTGGGATTTCTACGGTATCCGTTTTGAGGGCCACCCTAACCTTAACCGCATTCTTAATGTGGACGAGATGGAGGCGTTCCCTATGCGCAAGGAGTTCCCGCTGGAAGACCAGACCCGCGAAGACAAAATCAATACCTTCTTCGGAAGATAA
- a CDS encoding WD40/YVTN/BNR-like repeat-containing protein, with product MQHLSPARLFRQCLPLLLGGLTLLAPVTAEAQKKEKSSKSSKTKKGSQELYPEKLYSGLTWRSIGPYRGGRSGTVTGVPGQPNLFYFGATGGGVWRTKDGGSSWENISDKFFGGSIGAVAVSEADPNVIYVGEGEKTVRGNVSSGFGMWKSVDAGQTWQHIGLKDSKHIPRVRIHPKNPDLVYAAVLGNIYAPNEMRGVYRSKDGGKNWERVLFVNKEVGAFDLIIDPVNPRNLYATTWRMQRTPYSFSSGGAGSGIWKSTDGGDTWKEISRNTGLPKGTLGIIGVAVSPVNNQRVWAMVEAEDGGLFRSDDGGQNWAKLNDDRNLRQRAWYYTRVTADPKNEDGVYVMNVSYHHSTDGGRTFKSYNAPHGDHHDLWIAPEDPKRMIIADDGGAQVSFDGGQNWSTMDNQPTGQFYRVVTDNAFPYRIYGAQQDNSTLRIAHRTTGRSIGIHDWEETAGAESAHLAVNPKDPEIVYGGNYGGFLARVDHKTGFERTINVWPDNPMGHGAEGMKYRFQWNFPIFFSPHNANRLYTTSNHVHVTTNEGQSWEVISPDLTRNDKSKLGPSGGPITKDNTSVEYYGTIFAAMESPAEEGVIWTGSDDGLVHVTRDGGKSWNNVTPKALPEWSMINSVEPHPTQKGTMYFAATLYKTGDFQPLLFKTTDYGKTWTKITNGIPATHFTRVVRVDPKRPGLLYAGTEYGMYVSFNDGANWQKFQQNLPLVPITDLTIKEDNLIAATQGRSFWIIDDLTLLHQLTPAIASSKFHLYKPMPSYKMNGGNMANTKFEGQNHPGGVMVHFYLPTAPDTTSKMTLEILEKDGKLVKKYTYGAKEAASKLDAKEGLNRFVWNMSYPEASKFEGMILWGGGTQGPRAIPGTYKARLTVNGQPQETEFEILQDPRSKTPLADLQAQKTFLLQVRDKLTETNDAISKIREARTQINTVTSRFQGQENMKDVLEAAKAMNKKMTEVEETLYQTKNRSGQDPLNFPIRLNNKLANLASQASVGDFKPTDQMYAFQKEVTAQIDAQLQKLNQVFTTDLPALNQLIKSKNVDAIMLKDKKETK from the coding sequence ATGCAACACCTTTCACCCGCGCGGCTTTTCAGGCAGTGCCTGCCCCTTTTGTTGGGCGGCCTTACGCTGCTGGCCCCCGTTACCGCTGAGGCCCAGAAAAAAGAGAAAAGTAGCAAATCCTCTAAAACCAAAAAAGGCTCCCAGGAGCTTTACCCAGAAAAACTCTATAGCGGCCTTACTTGGCGCTCCATAGGGCCTTACCGAGGCGGCCGGTCCGGCACCGTGACCGGCGTACCCGGCCAGCCCAATCTGTTCTATTTCGGGGCCACCGGCGGGGGCGTGTGGCGCACCAAAGACGGCGGCTCCAGCTGGGAAAACATTTCAGACAAATTCTTCGGGGGCTCTATTGGCGCCGTGGCCGTAAGCGAGGCAGACCCTAACGTGATCTACGTGGGCGAAGGCGAGAAAACGGTGCGCGGCAACGTGTCCTCGGGCTTTGGCATGTGGAAATCAGTGGACGCGGGGCAGACCTGGCAGCACATCGGCTTGAAAGACTCCAAGCATATCCCAAGGGTACGTATTCACCCTAAAAATCCAGACCTGGTGTATGCCGCGGTGCTGGGCAATATCTACGCACCCAATGAGATGCGGGGCGTGTACCGCTCCAAAGACGGGGGCAAGAACTGGGAGCGCGTTCTGTTCGTGAACAAGGAAGTAGGCGCCTTTGACCTGATCATTGACCCCGTGAACCCGCGCAACCTGTATGCCACCACCTGGCGCATGCAGCGCACGCCGTACAGCTTCTCCTCAGGCGGGGCTGGTTCCGGTATCTGGAAAAGTACTGACGGCGGCGACACCTGGAAAGAGATTTCCCGCAATACCGGTCTGCCGAAGGGCACCTTGGGGATCATCGGCGTAGCCGTTTCTCCGGTGAACAACCAGCGCGTGTGGGCCATGGTGGAAGCCGAGGACGGCGGTCTGTTCCGGTCTGATGACGGCGGCCAGAACTGGGCCAAGCTCAATGATGACCGTAACCTGCGCCAGCGCGCCTGGTACTACACCCGCGTGACCGCAGATCCTAAAAACGAGGACGGCGTTTACGTCATGAACGTGAGTTACCACCACTCCACCGACGGTGGCCGCACCTTTAAAAGTTACAACGCCCCCCACGGCGATCACCATGATCTCTGGATTGCCCCAGAAGACCCCAAGCGCATGATCATAGCCGATGACGGCGGCGCCCAGGTAAGCTTTGACGGCGGCCAAAACTGGAGCACCATGGACAACCAGCCTACCGGCCAGTTTTACCGGGTAGTAACGGATAACGCTTTCCCGTACCGCATTTACGGCGCGCAGCAAGATAACTCTACCCTTAGAATTGCGCACCGCACCACCGGCCGCAGCATTGGCATTCATGACTGGGAAGAAACGGCGGGCGCCGAAAGTGCTCACCTGGCCGTGAACCCCAAAGACCCGGAGATTGTGTACGGCGGAAACTACGGCGGCTTTTTGGCCCGCGTAGACCACAAGACCGGCTTTGAGCGCACCATCAATGTGTGGCCAGACAACCCTATGGGCCACGGCGCCGAAGGCATGAAATACCGCTTCCAGTGGAACTTCCCTATCTTCTTCTCGCCGCACAATGCTAACCGGTTGTATACCACCTCTAACCACGTGCACGTGACCACCAATGAAGGCCAGAGCTGGGAAGTGATCAGCCCTGATCTGACCCGCAATGACAAGTCTAAACTGGGGCCGTCCGGTGGACCTATCACCAAAGACAACACCAGCGTGGAGTACTATGGCACAATCTTCGCGGCCATGGAATCTCCGGCGGAGGAAGGCGTGATCTGGACAGGTTCTGATGACGGTCTGGTGCATGTGACCCGCGACGGCGGAAAGTCTTGGAACAACGTCACGCCCAAGGCGCTGCCCGAGTGGAGCATGATCAACAGCGTGGAGCCGCACCCTACCCAGAAAGGCACCATGTATTTTGCCGCCACCCTGTACAAGACCGGCGATTTCCAGCCGCTGCTTTTCAAGACCACAGATTACGGCAAGACCTGGACCAAGATCACCAACGGCATACCGGCCACCCATTTCACTAGGGTAGTGCGCGTAGACCCTAAACGCCCCGGCTTGCTATATGCGGGCACCGAGTACGGCATGTACGTGTCATTCAATGACGGCGCCAACTGGCAGAAGTTCCAGCAGAACCTTCCGCTGGTGCCCATCACCGACCTTACCATTAAGGAGGACAACCTAATTGCCGCCACCCAAGGCCGAAGCTTCTGGATCATTGATGACCTGACCCTGCTGCACCAGCTTACCCCTGCCATTGCCAGTAGCAAGTTCCATCTCTACAAGCCCATGCCATCTTACAAGATGAACGGCGGCAACATGGCTAACACCAAGTTTGAGGGCCAGAACCACCCCGGCGGCGTGATGGTGCATTTCTACCTGCCCACCGCCCCAGATACCACCTCCAAAATGACGTTGGAGATTCTGGAGAAAGACGGCAAGCTGGTTAAAAAATACACGTACGGCGCTAAAGAGGCCGCCAGCAAACTGGACGCCAAAGAAGGCCTGAACCGTTTTGTCTGGAACATGAGTTACCCAGAGGCCTCCAAGTTTGAAGGCATGATTCTGTGGGGCGGCGGCACTCAGGGCCCAAGGGCTATTCCGGGCACCTACAAGGCGCGCCTCACCGTGAACGGCCAACCCCAGGAAACCGAGTTTGAGATCCTGCAGGACCCGCGCAGCAAGACCCCGCTGGCAGATCTTCAGGCCCAGAAAACGTTCCTGCTACAGGTGCGCGACAAACTAACCGAGACCAACGACGCTATCAGCAAAATACGTGAGGCCCGCACCCAGATCAACACCGTCACCTCAAGGTTCCAGGGCCAGGAGAACATGAAAGACGTGCTGGAGGCGGCCAAGGCAATGAACAAGAAAATGACTGAAGTAGAGGAAACGCTGTACCAGACCAAGAACCGCAGCGGCCAGGATCCCTTGAACTTCCCCATCCGGTTGAACAACAAACTGGCTAACCTGGCCTCGCAGGCCTCAGTGGGCGACTTCAAGCCTACAGACCAGATGTATGCGTTCCAGAAAGAAGTAACGGCCCAGATAGATGCCCAACTGCAGAAACTAAACCAGGTCTTCACTACTGACCTGCCGGCCCTCAATCAGCTTATCAAGAGTAAGAACGTAGACGCTATCATGCTTAAAGACAAGAAAGAGACGAAGTAA
- a CDS encoding NADH-quinone oxidoreductase subunit A, whose protein sequence is METTVPTQYLPGDYLPIVIQFLAALGFVVFAMVVTHNIGPKRHSKVKDASWECGIESKGDARAPISIKYFLIAILFVLFDVEVIFLYPWAVNFRALGIDGFVWMLLFMGLLLTGFYYVIKKGVLKWE, encoded by the coding sequence ATGGAAACTACTGTTCCTACACAATATCTTCCCGGCGATTACCTCCCCATCGTGATCCAATTTCTGGCGGCGCTGGGTTTTGTGGTCTTCGCCATGGTGGTGACCCACAACATTGGCCCCAAGCGCCACAGCAAGGTGAAAGACGCCTCCTGGGAATGTGGTATTGAGAGCAAAGGCGATGCCCGGGCTCCTATCTCCATCAAATACTTTCTTATTGCCATTCTGTTTGTACTTTTTGACGTGGAGGTAATCTTCCTTTACCCCTGGGCCGTGAACTTCAGGGCGCTGGGTATAGACGGCTTTGTCTGGATGCTCCTGTTCATGGGACTGCTCCTGACCGGGTTCTACTACGTAATCAAGAAGGGCGTTCTTAAGTGGGAGTAG
- the nuoD gene encoding NADH dehydrogenase (quinone) subunit D, with the protein MDLVKQTTEINTTDTYVQELTTLNLGPTHPATHGIFQNILQMNGERIVSGVPTIGYIHRAFEKIAERRPFYQITPLTDRMNYCSSPINNMGWWMTVEKLLGVTVPKRAEYIRVIVMELARIADHLVCNSILGVDTGAFSGFLYVFQEREKIYEIYEEICGARLTTNMGRIGGMERDLSPLAIEKIKKFLKEFPAVMTEFETMFNRNRIFVDRVEGVGPITAERALNYGFTGPNLRAAGVDYDVRVMNPYSSYQDFEFDIPVGTKGDTYDRFMVRNEEIWQSLRIIQQAIDNLPEGPYHADAPEFFLPPKQEVYRNMEALIYHFKIVMGEIDAPVGEVYHSVEGGNGELGFYLVSDGGRTPYRLHFRRPCFIYYQAYPEMVVGTQLSDAIVILSSMNVIAGELDA; encoded by the coding sequence ATGGATTTAGTCAAACAGACCACCGAAATAAATACCACCGATACCTACGTGCAGGAGTTAACCACCCTGAACTTAGGTCCTACGCACCCCGCCACCCACGGCATCTTCCAGAACATTCTGCAGATGAACGGTGAGCGGATCGTGTCTGGGGTGCCCACCATCGGGTATATTCACCGCGCCTTTGAGAAGATAGCAGAGCGCCGGCCATTCTACCAGATTACCCCGCTTACAGACCGCATGAACTACTGCTCCTCGCCCATCAACAACATGGGCTGGTGGATGACGGTGGAGAAGCTGCTGGGGGTGACCGTTCCCAAACGTGCTGAGTACATCCGCGTGATTGTGATGGAACTGGCCCGTATTGCCGACCACCTGGTGTGTAACTCCATTCTGGGTGTGGACACAGGGGCTTTCTCGGGCTTCCTGTACGTGTTCCAGGAGCGTGAGAAGATCTATGAGATATATGAGGAGATCTGCGGTGCCCGCCTCACTACCAACATGGGTAGAATTGGGGGCATGGAGCGTGACCTTTCTCCGTTGGCTATTGAAAAAATCAAGAAATTCCTGAAGGAGTTCCCGGCCGTAATGACCGAGTTTGAGACCATGTTCAACCGCAACCGCATTTTTGTGGACCGCGTGGAAGGCGTGGGCCCCATCACGGCAGAGCGCGCCTTGAACTACGGCTTCACGGGTCCTAACCTGAGAGCCGCCGGCGTTGACTATGACGTACGCGTCATGAACCCATACTCTTCTTATCAGGACTTTGAGTTTGATATTCCGGTAGGTACCAAAGGCGATACCTATGACCGCTTCATGGTGAGAAACGAGGAGATCTGGCAAAGCTTACGCATCATTCAGCAGGCCATTGACAACCTGCCCGAAGGACCGTACCACGCTGATGCCCCTGAGTTCTTCCTGCCGCCTAAGCAGGAGGTATACCGCAACATGGAAGCCTTGATCTACCATTTCAAGATTGTGATGGGCGAGATTGACGCGCCGGTAGGCGAGGTGTACCACTCCGTGGAAGGCGGAAACGGCGAGCTTGGTTTCTACCTGGTGTCTGACGGCGGCCGCACGCCGTACCGTCTGCACTTCAGAAGACCTTGCTTTATCTATTACCAGGCATACCCAGAAATGGTGGTGGGCACGCAGTTGTCAGATGCGATTGTGATTCTGTCCAGCATGAACGTGATTGCCGGCGAGCTGGACGCCTAG
- a CDS encoding DUF2339 domain-containing protein, which translates to MELLLLLVLVVLVIWFGNRISTDVRLHRQDLHLLQEELARLREQMQRPSREGESGPARSVSPAPLITPEAPAVPAPAQPLIVPSPPVTAAPPKPEPVPEIPAMAAFKAAEKPSVFEELEQEPAKPSFFSRTLDWEKFIGENLINKLGIAILVLGIGFFVKYAIDQDWINEIGRVAIGLLAGGALLAVAHRLRREYKAFSSVLIGGGMAVLYFTIAIAFHEYQIFSQTVAFLLMVGITAFTIFLAIAYDRMELAVLALIGGFGSPFMVSTGEGNYVVLFVFILLLNVGILVLAYFKKWNLLNVIAYVFTIILYGSWFGTRVVDTPTAPFVGALVFATLFYLVFFLMNIIYNVKERRRFTAPEIMILLSNTFLYYAAGMYVMYHLAGGDYKGLFTILLGVFNFAFAFALYRSNRVDRNLVYLLIGLVLTFLSLSAPIQLEGNYITLFWALEAVLLLWLSQRSGITLIKYASMLVLGLMLVSLMMDWMEYTLSREGLPLLLNKLFITGIVSVASVAGTWWLLRKEKPGALPGRLLKNYRTLIGLLFVFLLYLVLLLELQHQLEHSSLSPDAQIIFLGFFHFLYLLGLLWRAHRLAPPIYARAAMALSLVAVLAYMTNLQPATTHLRNGYLFPQTETLAAFLSHYLPLLTLLVVMAVVLRRIQKTDTFTSLLGKISLWLASAAAVILLSFELEHLWLLAAHPSSELLYHTQRQVYKIGFPILWGVCSFVLMVLGMARKLKTLRIISLTLFSVALLKLFIFDVRDMSEGGKIAAFICLGVLLLVISFMYQKLKNMILEDTPPQDKPSSSLSHEA; encoded by the coding sequence ATGGAGTTGCTTCTGCTTTTGGTGCTGGTGGTACTGGTCATCTGGTTTGGCAACCGGATAAGCACCGACGTAAGGCTGCATCGCCAGGACCTGCACCTCCTGCAGGAAGAACTGGCCCGGCTACGGGAACAGATGCAACGCCCCTCTAGAGAAGGAGAATCGGGCCCCGCCCGAAGTGTCTCCCCTGCTCCACTTATTACGCCTGAAGCCCCGGCAGTCCCGGCTCCTGCGCAGCCTTTGATTGTCCCTTCGCCGCCAGTTACCGCGGCCCCTCCGAAACCAGAGCCGGTGCCGGAAATTCCCGCCATGGCGGCTTTCAAGGCCGCAGAAAAGCCTTCGGTTTTTGAGGAATTGGAGCAAGAACCTGCCAAACCTTCTTTCTTCTCCCGCACCCTGGACTGGGAGAAATTCATTGGCGAAAACCTGATCAATAAGCTGGGCATTGCCATTCTGGTGCTGGGCATTGGGTTCTTCGTGAAGTACGCCATTGACCAGGACTGGATCAACGAGATAGGCCGCGTGGCCATTGGGTTGCTGGCGGGCGGGGCACTGCTGGCCGTGGCGCATAGGTTACGCAGGGAATATAAGGCTTTCAGTTCGGTGTTGATTGGCGGCGGCATGGCGGTGCTGTATTTTACCATCGCCATTGCTTTTCATGAGTACCAGATTTTCAGTCAGACGGTGGCGTTTCTCTTGATGGTGGGCATTACGGCCTTTACCATTTTCCTGGCTATTGCCTATGACCGCATGGAGCTGGCGGTGCTGGCCTTGATTGGCGGCTTCGGCAGTCCGTTCATGGTGAGTACCGGCGAGGGGAATTACGTGGTGCTGTTTGTGTTCATTCTGCTGCTGAACGTGGGCATTCTGGTGCTGGCGTACTTCAAGAAATGGAACCTGCTCAACGTCATTGCCTATGTGTTCACCATTATCCTGTACGGCAGCTGGTTTGGCACCCGGGTGGTAGACACGCCCACGGCCCCGTTTGTAGGCGCATTGGTGTTCGCCACCCTGTTCTACCTGGTGTTCTTTCTGATGAACATTATCTACAATGTGAAGGAGCGCCGCCGGTTTACCGCCCCGGAGATCATGATCCTGCTGAGCAATACGTTCTTGTACTACGCGGCGGGCATGTACGTGATGTACCACCTCGCCGGGGGCGACTACAAAGGGCTGTTCACCATTCTGCTGGGTGTTTTCAATTTTGCGTTTGCCTTTGCCTTGTACCGCAGCAACCGCGTTGACCGCAACTTGGTGTACCTGCTCATTGGGCTGGTGCTTACGTTCCTGAGTCTTTCGGCGCCTATTCAGTTGGAGGGAAATTACATTACGCTGTTCTGGGCGCTGGAGGCGGTGCTGTTGCTGTGGCTTTCGCAGCGGTCGGGCATTACGCTCATCAAATACGCCTCTATGCTGGTGCTGGGCCTTATGCTGGTGAGCCTGATGATGGACTGGATGGAATACACCCTCTCCCGCGAAGGCCTGCCTCTGCTTCTGAACAAGCTCTTCATCACGGGCATCGTGTCGGTGGCGTCGGTGGCAGGTACCTGGTGGCTGCTGCGGAAGGAGAAACCGGGCGCGCTGCCCGGCCGTCTCCTGAAAAACTACCGCACCCTCATAGGCCTGCTGTTCGTGTTTTTGCTGTACCTGGTACTCCTGCTGGAGCTGCAACACCAACTGGAGCACTCCAGCCTGAGTCCCGATGCGCAAATTATCTTCCTGGGCTTCTTCCATTTCCTGTACCTGCTGGGGCTGCTCTGGCGAGCGCACCGGTTAGCGCCGCCTATCTATGCGCGGGCCGCCATGGCCCTTTCCTTAGTGGCGGTGCTGGCCTACATGACCAACCTGCAGCCGGCCACCACGCACCTCCGGAACGGCTATTTGTTTCCCCAGACAGAAACATTAGCAGCGTTTCTGAGTCATTATTTACCGCTGCTCACGCTATTAGTGGTCATGGCCGTGGTGCTGCGGCGTATTCAGAAAACAGACACGTTTACCAGCCTTTTAGGCAAGATTAGTCTGTGGCTGGCCAGCGCGGCGGCGGTGATTCTCCTGAGCTTTGAGTTGGAGCACCTGTGGCTGCTGGCGGCCCATCCTTCCTCTGAGCTTCTGTACCACACCCAGCGGCAGGTCTACAAAATTGGCTTCCCTATTCTCTGGGGCGTATGTTCATTTGTCTTGATGGTCCTGGGCATGGCCCGAAAGCTGAAAACCCTAAGAATTATCTCGCTCACCCTGTTTTCGGTGGCGCTGCTCAAGCTGTTTATTTTTGATGTGCGGGATATGTCTGAGGGCGGGAAGATTGCCGCGTTCATCTGCCTGGGCGTGCTGTTACTGGTGATTTCGTTCATGTACCAGAAACTGAAAAACATGATCCTGGAAGATACCCCTCCTCAAGACAAACCTTCAAGCTCTTTATCCCATGAAGCGTAA